In the genome of Noviherbaspirillum sp. L7-7A, one region contains:
- a CDS encoding Crp/Fnr family transcriptional regulator encodes MSSVASHPEKNIIRVQLKQNKVLKSLRESEMAALEPYLTVVDCQKGDVLLHQGIYEMEQYFILDGILKRAVTNQNAKEMILRFAAERDIETSYAAWRLKTPTPYSIVSVTKARVAKLSLPQWVMFIESHSEVKQTFEFEVMQLMSEIMAHTITLHLLNAPGRVHRFVRKHADLFERLPKKELASYLNLSPETLSRLKNQGKI; translated from the coding sequence ATGTCATCTGTTGCAAGCCATCCAGAAAAAAACATTATTCGCGTCCAGCTCAAACAGAATAAAGTCCTGAAAAGCCTCAGGGAAAGCGAAATGGCTGCGCTTGAGCCCTACCTCACCGTGGTGGATTGCCAGAAGGGCGATGTGCTGCTGCATCAAGGCATCTACGAGATGGAGCAATATTTCATACTCGATGGCATTCTCAAACGGGCAGTGACCAACCAGAACGCCAAGGAAATGATCCTGCGCTTTGCTGCAGAGCGCGATATCGAAACAAGCTATGCCGCATGGCGGCTCAAGACGCCAACACCGTACAGTATCGTATCAGTGACCAAGGCGCGGGTTGCTAAGCTCTCTTTGCCGCAATGGGTGATGTTCATCGAAAGCCATTCGGAAGTGAAACAAACCTTCGAGTTCGAGGTGATGCAGCTGATGAGCGAAATCATGGCTCATACCATCACACTGCATCTGCTGAACGCGCCTGGACGAGTACACCGGTTCGTGCGCAAGCATGCCGACCTGTTTGAGCGCCTTCCGAAGAAGGAATTGGCTTCCTATCTGAATTTGTCACCGGAAACATTGAGCCGTCTGAAGAATCAGGGAAAGATTTAA
- a CDS encoding DUF2272 domain-containing protein translates to MNAVRALVLGCAGLSLLFSSIEADANECAKTLPDNAVGSQIVRAAIKEYASFNGHRIDTAGRLWKFGSTETENESLLNAVTGEPDSSDARHLAWRRVWEYWLVLDRHVPSVALSRKVIAHPGALDGDAEDRTATEKTLRELFARLALEPSDVNESLRQAALRAALSDSPWSAAFISYVMHEAGLSDEQFRYAAAHWQYVKQAFGTDSRRIYRACDPRHTPPREGDLLCYSRGSRAPENFEEWLIAVTRPGFTAASHCEIVVLVDRTASKMETVGGNVLQSIAMRRLKLNGNGLLSASHYTGNTIRRMPSACAKDKSCREWDSNTQRWSVLLKLR, encoded by the coding sequence ATGAATGCCGTACGTGCTCTAGTGCTGGGTTGCGCCGGTCTATCCTTGCTTTTCAGTTCGATTGAAGCGGATGCGAACGAATGTGCTAAAACCCTCCCAGACAATGCAGTCGGCAGCCAAATAGTCAGGGCTGCAATAAAGGAATATGCAAGTTTCAACGGACATCGGATTGATACTGCTGGGCGTCTATGGAAATTTGGCTCGACTGAAACGGAGAATGAGTCATTGCTCAATGCCGTGACCGGCGAGCCCGACTCAAGCGATGCTCGCCATCTTGCATGGCGGCGGGTGTGGGAATACTGGCTTGTACTAGATCGGCATGTTCCCAGTGTTGCTCTGTCACGCAAGGTGATCGCACACCCGGGTGCGCTTGATGGCGATGCTGAGGACAGAACTGCAACTGAAAAGACGCTGCGTGAGCTTTTTGCGAGATTGGCCCTCGAGCCATCCGACGTGAATGAAAGCCTGCGCCAGGCTGCCCTACGCGCCGCGCTCAGCGATTCGCCGTGGTCGGCGGCATTTATCTCTTATGTGATGCATGAGGCAGGGCTTTCTGATGAACAGTTCCGGTACGCGGCCGCACACTGGCAATATGTGAAACAGGCGTTTGGTACTGACTCCCGCCGGATATATCGCGCTTGCGACCCTCGACATACTCCGCCGCGCGAAGGTGATTTACTTTGCTATTCGCGCGGGTCACGGGCGCCTGAAAACTTTGAGGAGTGGCTAATTGCGGTAACTCGCCCAGGGTTCACGGCAGCATCTCATTGCGAGATCGTGGTGCTCGTCGACCGGACGGCCAGCAAGATGGAGACCGTAGGCGGGAATGTCTTGCAGTCCATTGCGATGCGCCGATTGAAGTTGAACGGGAATGGCCTTCTTTCCGCGAGCCATTATACTGGAAACACGATCAGGCGTATGCCATCGGCTTGTGCTAAAGACAAAAGTTGCCGTGAGTGGGACTCCAACACGCAGCGATGGAGTGTCTTGCTAAAGCTGCGTTGA
- a CDS encoding ParB/RepB/Spo0J family partition protein, with amino-acid sequence MKQRLAPRMPLASLKTFDQTEAVSKSFQDEQAVTEPRPMPDPASLSGHSHASAAEIPIALIDKSPHQPRLIFDPEAIDALAASISESGLMSPITVKTKENGRYELIGGERRLRAHQILGKQQIPAFVLENISVTDAAIGALADNEAKRSLCDYERGKAYRRTLTMSTEAGKPLTQGTLARRIGVSDATISRCLAFFDLPQEAIAMLDEKPNLIGAKNAASLVTLAKKGHSRIVIQALRRISHDGASEQGAVNWATGEVNRLSKTTQAAVALKIKGQHFGDVVVDGSRLIINCKNGYAPEEILSRLLELAD; translated from the coding sequence ATGAAGCAACGACTTGCACCACGGATGCCCTTGGCGTCATTGAAAACGTTTGATCAGACAGAAGCCGTGTCAAAGTCTTTTCAGGACGAGCAAGCTGTAACTGAACCTCGACCGATGCCTGACCCAGCTTCTTTATCCGGCCATAGCCATGCGTCAGCGGCAGAGATTCCTATCGCATTGATAGATAAAAGTCCGCATCAACCACGACTGATCTTCGATCCCGAAGCAATCGATGCACTGGCCGCTTCGATCAGCGAATCTGGCTTGATGTCGCCTATAACCGTCAAGACCAAAGAGAATGGCCGTTACGAATTGATCGGCGGCGAACGCCGTTTGCGTGCCCATCAGATTCTGGGCAAGCAACAAATTCCGGCATTCGTACTGGAAAACATTTCCGTAACAGATGCGGCAATAGGTGCGCTTGCCGATAATGAAGCCAAGCGGTCCTTATGTGACTATGAGCGCGGCAAGGCGTACAGACGGACCCTCACAATGTCGACGGAAGCCGGAAAGCCATTGACGCAGGGAACACTGGCTAGGCGTATCGGCGTTTCGGACGCAACTATTAGCCGCTGTCTCGCGTTCTTTGATTTGCCGCAGGAAGCGATCGCCATGCTTGACGAAAAGCCGAATTTGATTGGCGCGAAAAATGCGGCAAGTCTTGTGACTTTGGCGAAAAAGGGGCACAGCCGTATTGTGATCCAGGCACTCCGGCGGATAAGCCACGATGGCGCATCTGAGCAAGGTGCTGTGAATTGGGCCACGGGTGAAGTCAATCGTTTATCCAAAACCACCCAAGCTGCTGTCGCTTTGAAAATTAAAGGACAACATTTTGGTGATGTTGTAGTGGATGGAAGCCGGCTAATCATTAACTGCAAAAATGGTTATGCGCCGGAAGAAATTTTGTCGCGACTTTTGGAACTAGCTGACTAA
- a CDS encoding ParA family protein, which translates to MRSTFALQDDVVYRLKAAAALLNISENTLRNHLRDSGLEIQRANKKNPASPAVRLFSIADIFRLAQWRREQELVKRLSSAPIVIAVDLIKGGVGKSTTAGELGVQLSLLGYRVLMIDLDVQSNLTQLMGYESDLTVDEAAQHDLNEDGIVTGTFATVCTQYMESKSGRGTRMENVAGLIKRPFGIHGPALVASDTFLGDLEQAFTYAKGNRELVFRNLFKDSAAGQVPGLNVSEFDFVIFDCPPSISFSSTNAIAAADLVIAPIRMDSFAVKGLSRLVSEINGLAERSPEVRPQLMILPTHYSTNITRVSRMQQQLQAYKTNLSPTVISSSELFPKTQENYLPLTLQQPTAAPVGEYRLFTEFVLSVTGKLAKKQAAGTNMEAA; encoded by the coding sequence ATGAGATCGACATTTGCCTTACAGGATGACGTTGTTTATCGACTTAAAGCAGCGGCGGCATTGCTCAATATTTCGGAGAACACGCTACGCAATCATTTGCGCGATAGCGGTCTGGAAATACAAAGGGCAAACAAGAAAAATCCTGCATCGCCAGCAGTCAGATTGTTCAGCATTGCCGATATATTCCGTCTGGCCCAGTGGCGACGGGAGCAGGAGCTGGTAAAACGTCTTTCCTCCGCGCCTATTGTGATTGCGGTCGATCTCATTAAAGGTGGGGTTGGCAAGTCAACCACAGCAGGTGAGCTGGGCGTCCAGCTCTCCTTACTAGGGTATCGGGTCCTCATGATCGATCTCGATGTCCAGTCCAACCTGACGCAACTGATGGGTTACGAAAGCGACCTGACAGTGGACGAGGCAGCACAGCATGACCTGAATGAAGATGGGATTGTCACTGGGACATTTGCGACTGTCTGCACTCAGTATATGGAGAGCAAAAGCGGTCGTGGCACACGAATGGAGAACGTTGCCGGTCTGATCAAGCGCCCCTTTGGAATACATGGCCCTGCATTGGTCGCATCGGATACCTTCCTTGGGGACCTTGAACAGGCCTTTACCTACGCTAAAGGTAATCGGGAGCTGGTGTTTCGCAATCTTTTCAAGGACTCAGCTGCCGGACAAGTGCCGGGCCTTAATGTTTCCGAATTTGACTTCGTCATATTCGATTGTCCTCCGTCGATTTCCTTCTCTTCCACAAATGCAATAGCCGCTGCGGACTTAGTCATCGCGCCCATCCGCATGGACTCCTTTGCAGTAAAAGGCCTATCCAGACTCGTCTCGGAAATCAATGGGCTTGCCGAGCGTTCGCCGGAAGTGCGTCCTCAACTAATGATATTGCCGACGCATTACTCAACTAACATCACTAGGGTATCTCGGATGCAGCAGCAACTCCAGGCTTATAAAACCAATTTGTCTCCGACAGTGATTTCTTCCAGTGAACTCTTCCCTAAAACACAAGAAAACTACCTGCCGCTCACACTGCAGCAACCAACGGCTGCACCTGTTGGGGAGTATCGTCTATTTACAGAATTTGTTCTGTCGGTAACAGGGAAGCTGGCCAAGAAGCAGGCAGCAGGCACGAACATGGAGGCTGCATAA
- a CDS encoding replication initiation protein, with translation MTAKKKAGKTSSGGSTELKEFRKTNEAIGLRVSEGRLSLLSRKIFNVMVYHAQRIRHKGENAPIDTEAAKNYYWIPLAELARDAAYDSRDTELFKEQVQELQNIRIFSEDAIQWTSERLVSSVKLVNPRGLKKQGGMLWFGFAFPPEVESMVMAPGSYTKLSVYYQALLRSGASLALYEICRRYATNPSKLTNRAEWSWWYGALTGNPVSDAIPEYKYFKRDVLKYAISEINMVTDINVELIEHKQGRKIVSLQFKVEPAQQEALALSAPPIIDGDLVQRMMALGLSQEDACNTLATTEDGKLRATLELTESRVSNPRAGAIGSPAGYFKQALRDGYASNVDIARKNIQKMEKPPSVEASINAIRERFLADRARDALGMYNELPASDQSDWLFRFKESAAAKGLNLSRGLSTASARSAFSMWFAETQWAEPTDTDLLAFAAVSSMQKG, from the coding sequence ATGACAGCAAAAAAGAAAGCAGGTAAAACCAGCAGCGGCGGAAGTACCGAGCTCAAGGAATTCCGCAAGACAAACGAGGCAATCGGCTTGCGGGTGTCGGAGGGAAGGTTGTCGTTGTTGTCGCGCAAAATATTCAATGTCATGGTGTACCACGCGCAGCGCATCCGCCACAAGGGCGAGAACGCGCCGATCGATACCGAGGCCGCCAAGAATTATTACTGGATTCCCCTGGCCGAACTCGCACGCGACGCCGCCTACGACAGTCGCGACACCGAGTTGTTTAAGGAACAGGTGCAGGAACTGCAGAACATCCGGATCTTTTCCGAGGACGCAATCCAGTGGACCAGCGAGCGCCTGGTGTCGTCGGTGAAGCTGGTCAATCCGCGCGGGCTGAAGAAGCAGGGCGGCATGCTCTGGTTTGGCTTTGCCTTTCCACCTGAGGTGGAGAGCATGGTGATGGCGCCGGGATCCTATACCAAGCTGTCGGTGTATTACCAGGCCCTGCTGCGCTCAGGCGCCAGCCTGGCGTTGTATGAAATCTGTAGGCGCTATGCCACCAATCCTTCCAAGCTCACCAATCGGGCCGAATGGTCATGGTGGTATGGCGCGCTCACGGGCAATCCGGTCAGCGACGCGATTCCGGAGTACAAGTACTTCAAGCGCGACGTGCTGAAATACGCCATTAGCGAAATCAACATGGTCACCGACATCAATGTCGAGCTCATCGAGCATAAGCAGGGCCGCAAGATCGTCAGCCTGCAGTTCAAGGTGGAGCCTGCCCAGCAGGAAGCGCTGGCCCTGTCGGCGCCGCCCATCATCGATGGCGACCTGGTGCAGCGCATGATGGCCCTGGGCCTGTCGCAGGAGGACGCCTGCAATACCCTGGCGACCACCGAAGACGGCAAGCTGCGCGCGACGCTGGAGCTTACCGAGAGCCGTGTCAGCAATCCCCGCGCCGGTGCAATCGGGTCGCCGGCAGGCTACTTCAAGCAGGCCTTGCGGGATGGTTATGCGTCGAATGTGGATATCGCGAGAAAGAATATCCAGAAGATGGAAAAGCCGCCCAGTGTGGAGGCGTCGATCAATGCGATCCGCGAGCGTTTTCTTGCCGACCGGGCCAGGGATGCGCTGGGCATGTACAACGAATTGCCTGCCAGCGATCAGAGCGACTGGCTGTTCCGTTTCAAGGAGAGTGCGGCCGCCAAGGGCTTGAACCTGTCGCGCGGCTTGTCCACGGCAAGCGCGCGCTCCGCATTCAGCATGTGGTTTGCCGAGACGCAGTGGGCCGAACCGACCGACACCGACCTTCTGGCCTTTGCCGCTGTCAGCAGCATGCAGAAGGGCTAA
- a CDS encoding UvrD-helicase domain-containing protein: protein MNHIVLTGEQAAVVQSTAANLVVNAYAGTGKTTTLREYARARPDQRILYLAFNKATASEAALSFPPNATCRTIHSLAYTALGHRYRHKLLPLRPNDIMQLYQGVTAAMADLLVRTVESFMVSADVAIGIEHVPFELAMSDRQQFAAAARRLWNDMTDADKAVPLPHDGYLKLYQLSRPVLTRRHDIVLLDEAQDTNPVTADIVFSQRCAKVLVGDRHQSIYGFRGSINAMDRLPEGEAHYLTHSMRFGEPVARVASLLLHALKGERQSIKGRGVMAASPFRIDRTRPHAIICRTNASVFSRAVQAIDRSRIHFIGGVQNYLLGKLTDVHHLWSGRADLVKDGFYRAFVDFDALALYGRETADKDILSVVSVVKEYGAALPRLIDQVSASACAQPGEASLLLMTAHRSKGLEFDQVLLDDDFHDLVDKKGQPNRGAMDAHAFEQEVNLLYVALTRARHAVELNPQLQAVLDAVQTGKLQAS, encoded by the coding sequence GTGAATCACATCGTTCTGACCGGAGAGCAGGCGGCGGTGGTGCAAAGCACTGCCGCCAACCTGGTGGTCAATGCCTATGCCGGTACCGGCAAGACCACCACGCTGCGCGAATACGCACGGGCGCGCCCGGATCAGCGCATCCTTTATCTGGCATTCAACAAGGCTACCGCGAGTGAAGCCGCGCTCAGCTTCCCGCCCAACGCCACCTGCCGCACCATCCATTCGCTGGCCTACACAGCGCTGGGCCACCGCTACCGACACAAGCTGTTGCCGCTGCGTCCCAACGACATCATGCAGCTCTACCAAGGCGTCACCGCCGCGATGGCCGATCTGCTGGTGCGCACCGTGGAGAGCTTCATGGTGTCGGCCGACGTGGCAATCGGCATCGAGCATGTGCCGTTCGAGCTGGCCATGTCGGACCGCCAGCAGTTTGCCGCGGCGGCCCGGCGGCTGTGGAACGACATGACGGATGCCGACAAGGCCGTCCCGCTGCCGCATGACGGTTATCTGAAGCTTTACCAGCTGTCGCGCCCGGTGCTGACGCGACGGCATGACATCGTCCTGCTGGATGAAGCGCAGGACACCAATCCCGTGACCGCCGATATCGTTTTTTCGCAGCGCTGCGCTAAAGTGCTGGTGGGCGACCGCCATCAATCCATTTACGGATTCCGGGGCAGCATCAATGCGATGGACAGGTTGCCCGAAGGCGAGGCGCATTACCTGACCCATTCGATGCGCTTCGGCGAGCCTGTGGCTAGGGTCGCAAGCCTGCTGCTGCACGCGCTGAAGGGAGAACGCCAGTCGATCAAGGGCAGAGGCGTAATGGCTGCATCGCCCTTCCGTATCGACCGCACCCGTCCCCATGCAATTATCTGCCGCACCAATGCCTCGGTGTTCTCGCGGGCGGTGCAGGCCATCGACCGCAGCCGCATCCATTTCATCGGTGGCGTACAAAACTACCTGCTGGGCAAGCTGACCGATGTGCACCATCTCTGGAGCGGACGCGCGGATCTCGTCAAGGACGGTTTCTACCGTGCCTTCGTGGATTTCGATGCACTCGCCCTGTATGGGCGCGAGACCGCGGACAAGGACATCCTGTCGGTTGTTTCCGTGGTCAAGGAGTACGGCGCCGCCCTGCCCCGCCTGATCGACCAGGTCAGCGCCAGCGCCTGCGCGCAGCCAGGCGAGGCCAGCCTGCTGCTGATGACGGCGCACCGCTCCAAGGGCCTAGAATTCGACCAGGTGCTGCTTGACGACGACTTCCATGATCTGGTCGACAAGAAAGGCCAGCCCAATCGGGGTGCAATGGATGCGCATGCGTTCGAGCAGGAAGTCAACCTGCTCTACGTCGCCCTGACGCGTGCGCGGCATGCGGTGGAACTGAACCCCCAGCTGCAGGCAGTGCTGGACGCGGTGCAGACTGGAAAGCTGCAGGCGTCCTGA
- a CDS encoding ArgE/DapE family deacylase, with translation MTSSSPHARLASWIDAHFDEEVGFLADIVRIPTDTPPGNNAPHAEAVAAMIRQLGWQVEQHPVPQQAVHDYGMASITNLIVRRRYADGGPTLALNAHGDVVPPGEGWTRPPYGAVIEDGRMFGRATAVSKSDFATYLFAARAIEALGLPLRGALELHFTYDEEFGGNLGPGWLLAQGLTRPDYLIGAGFSYNVVNAHNACLQFEVTVHGKATHGSIPETGHDALQAATQVLNAIYAEVPRLKSIRSAIAGISHPTLIVGRIDGGTNTNVVPGKVVLKMDRRMIPEEDPAQVEAGVRRLIEEAVQGVPGIRVEIRRLLLAHALRPLPGQEKLVGSLRRNARAVLGEEITVLGSQLYTDARLYSEHGIPAVLYGAGPRTVLESNAKQADEHLVLEDLRAATKVVAMTLLDFLTA, from the coding sequence ATGACTTCATCCTCACCCCATGCAAGACTGGCTTCCTGGATCGATGCGCATTTCGATGAGGAAGTCGGCTTTCTGGCTGACATCGTGCGCATTCCCACCGACACCCCGCCCGGCAACAACGCGCCCCATGCCGAAGCGGTGGCCGCCATGATCAGGCAGCTCGGCTGGCAGGTCGAGCAGCACCCGGTGCCGCAGCAGGCGGTGCATGATTACGGCATGGCCAGCATCACCAACCTGATCGTGCGCCGCCGCTATGCCGACGGCGGACCGACGCTGGCGCTCAATGCGCATGGCGACGTGGTGCCCCCGGGCGAAGGCTGGACCAGGCCGCCCTATGGAGCCGTAATCGAAGACGGGCGGATGTTTGGCCGCGCCACTGCGGTGTCGAAGTCCGATTTCGCGACCTACCTCTTTGCCGCGCGCGCGATCGAAGCGCTGGGTCTGCCGCTGCGCGGCGCGCTGGAACTGCATTTCACCTACGACGAGGAGTTCGGCGGCAATCTGGGCCCGGGCTGGCTGCTCGCGCAGGGCCTCACCCGGCCCGACTACCTGATCGGCGCCGGGTTCAGCTATAACGTGGTCAATGCGCACAATGCCTGCCTGCAGTTCGAAGTGACGGTGCATGGCAAGGCCACCCATGGCTCGATTCCGGAAACGGGGCATGACGCATTGCAGGCCGCCACCCAAGTCCTGAACGCGATCTATGCGGAAGTGCCGCGGCTGAAGTCCATCCGTTCCGCGATTGCCGGCATCAGCCATCCTACCCTGATTGTCGGCCGTATCGATGGCGGCACCAATACCAATGTCGTGCCCGGCAAGGTGGTTCTGAAGATGGACCGGCGCATGATTCCCGAAGAAGACCCGGCGCAGGTCGAGGCCGGCGTACGACGGCTGATCGAGGAAGCGGTGCAGGGCGTGCCGGGCATCCGGGTCGAGATCCGGCGACTGCTGCTGGCCCATGCGCTGCGACCCTTGCCCGGCCAGGAAAAGCTGGTCGGCAGCCTGCGCCGAAATGCGCGCGCAGTGCTTGGCGAGGAGATCACCGTGCTCGGGTCGCAACTCTATACGGATGCCCGGCTCTACAGCGAGCACGGCATACCGGCCGTGCTGTACGGCGCCGGTCCGCGTACGGTGCTCGAATCCAACGCCAAGCAGGCCGATGAGCATCTGGTGCTGGAAGACTTGCGCGCCGCCACCAAGGTCGTTGCCATGACCCTGCTCGATTTCTTGACCGCCTGA
- a CDS encoding PEP-CTERM sorting domain-containing protein: MTKLTFRMTRTLAAIGLAVAASSSHALILAGPGDFQGTGLGAVNTVLTLTSPANTTSETGSVTWTGTTATTSGNALTGASQSNTPTLGSLGVTSPSSLRIVLNAAEPANATSLTVSSLALNIFSPTGTNVFTSDPFAARTLNAADLGIGSAGFVFQLSAAEIARANGAFSANNRIGLSATINDATGGPETFFAVNFAGAGGGGTGTGGGGGNAVPEPSTVAIFGLGLAALGFMRRRNKA; this comes from the coding sequence ATGACCAAACTGACTTTTCGCATGACGCGCACATTGGCTGCAATCGGGCTGGCAGTAGCCGCCTCGTCCAGCCATGCGCTTATCCTGGCAGGTCCAGGTGATTTTCAGGGCACTGGATTGGGAGCAGTCAACACCGTTCTTACCTTGACCAGCCCGGCCAATACCACAAGCGAGACCGGTAGCGTAACCTGGACCGGCACCACCGCTACGACCAGCGGTAATGCCCTTACTGGCGCATCGCAGTCGAATACGCCTACCCTGGGCAGCCTAGGTGTAACCAGCCCATCGTCGCTACGCATCGTGCTCAATGCAGCCGAGCCGGCCAATGCCACTTCCCTCACGGTAAGCAGTCTTGCGCTGAACATCTTCAGCCCGACCGGTACCAACGTGTTCACTTCTGACCCGTTCGCTGCGCGCACCCTGAATGCAGCCGACTTGGGCATCGGCAGTGCCGGCTTTGTATTTCAGTTGAGCGCTGCGGAAATCGCCCGTGCAAACGGCGCCTTCAGTGCGAACAACCGTATCGGCCTGTCCGCAACCATCAACGACGCGACCGGCGGACCGGAGACTTTCTTCGCGGTTAACTTCGCGGGCGCTGGCGGAGGCGGCACCGGAACCGGCGGTGGCGGCGGCAACGCCGTTCCGGAGCCGAGCACCGTGGCGATCTTTGGCCTCGGCCTGGCTGCGCTGGGCTTCATGCGGCGTCGTAACAAGGCTTAA
- a CDS encoding DedA family protein/thiosulfate sulfurtransferase GlpE produces MSWLLQMIEQYGIVAVFANVLVEQAGAPIPAYPTLVLTGALAADGRYATSTLLLVAVLAALIADTGWYLAGRRYGRGILALLCRLSLSADSCVRQTEGAFVRWGAASLMVAKFIPGFASLASALAGATGTGTLAFLLFDAIGATIWAGSALYLGTLFSSTVDDLLRVLEQLGRGGLVLLALGLAVFVAGKWWQRYRFMRSLRMARISVDELYAMLQQGEKPLVVDVRAPQSQVEGRIPGAITVGPDFSEFVAGDIPLADEVIVYCACPNEASAALVARELLKRGYTRVRPLQGGIDAWREAGYATDGTH; encoded by the coding sequence ATGTCCTGGCTGCTGCAGATGATCGAGCAGTACGGTATCGTCGCTGTATTCGCCAATGTGCTGGTGGAACAGGCTGGCGCGCCGATACCGGCTTATCCGACGCTGGTGCTGACCGGCGCGCTTGCGGCTGACGGCAGATATGCTACGTCCACGCTGCTGCTGGTGGCAGTACTGGCTGCGCTGATTGCCGACACCGGCTGGTATCTCGCCGGCCGCCGTTATGGCCGCGGCATCTTGGCCCTGCTGTGCCGGCTTTCCCTGTCCGCCGATTCCTGCGTGCGCCAGACCGAAGGCGCATTCGTGCGCTGGGGCGCAGCCTCATTGATGGTTGCCAAATTCATTCCCGGCTTTGCATCGCTGGCCAGTGCGCTGGCTGGTGCTACCGGCACCGGCACGCTGGCTTTCCTGCTGTTCGACGCGATCGGCGCCACGATATGGGCTGGCTCGGCGCTTTACCTCGGCACGCTGTTCAGCTCGACCGTGGATGACCTGTTGCGGGTGCTGGAGCAACTCGGTCGTGGCGGCTTGGTGCTGCTGGCGCTGGGGCTGGCGGTGTTCGTTGCCGGCAAGTGGTGGCAGCGCTATCGCTTCATGCGCTCGCTGCGCATGGCAAGAATCTCTGTCGATGAGTTGTACGCGATGCTGCAGCAGGGCGAAAAGCCGCTGGTGGTGGACGTGCGCGCGCCCCAGTCGCAAGTGGAGGGACGCATTCCCGGCGCCATCACCGTCGGGCCCGACTTCAGCGAGTTCGTCGCGGGTGATATTCCGCTTGCTGACGAAGTCATCGTCTACTGCGCCTGTCCCAATGAGGCATCGGCGGCGCTGGTGGCCAGGGAGTTGCTCAAGCGCGGCTATACCCGAGTGCGTCCACTACAGGGCGGTATCGATGCCTGGCGGGAAGCGGGCTATGCCACTGATGGCACGCATTGA
- a CDS encoding CBS domain-containing protein: MVDADTPATEVARQMLERQAHHVVVMRQHDLLGVISALDFVNRFLAQNPT; the protein is encoded by the coding sequence GTGGTCGATGCCGATACGCCAGCCACCGAAGTGGCGCGACAAATGCTGGAGCGGCAGGCACACCATGTGGTGGTGATGCGCCAGCATGATCTGCTGGGCGTGATTTCAGCGCTGGATTTCGTCAACCGCTTTCTCGCCCAAAACCCTACGTAA